A genomic segment from Cricetulus griseus strain 17A/GY chromosome 8, alternate assembly CriGri-PICRH-1.0, whole genome shotgun sequence encodes:
- the Styk1 gene encoding tyrosine-protein kinase STYK1 encodes MGEKGRLSRVLLECSLSDKLCVVQEQQYEVIIVPALLVGGFLILLAIILWLFIRGQRSQRQRPGPRSTASAAASSDLRQEGAGQGEKVLLPLKETSSVESFLQAATPQLAKLQVPREQLSDVLGKIHSGSCGTLYHAMMTTRGDPKPKSVVLKVLEEPTGLQEVQDFIGRIQFYQYLGKQKNLVQLEGCCTERLPLYMVLEDVVPGDLLSFLWTCRRDVMTMDGLLYDLTEKQIYHIGKQVLLALEFLQNKNLFHGDVAARNILIQNDLTVKLCRLGLAYEVHTQGAISSARIRTIPLKWLAPERLLLRPASIRGDVWSFGILLYEMVTLGAPPYPEVPPTSILQYLQRGKIMKRPSSCTHAMYNIMKSCWHWSENSRPLPGELLLRLEAASRSANDKAVLQVPELVVPELYADVAGIRAESFYYSYTTIL; translated from the exons ATGGGAGAGAAGGGTCGCCTAAGCCGGGTGCTGTTGGAGTGCAGTCTCAGTGACAAGCTGTGTG TTGTTCAGGAGCAACAGTATGAAGTCATCATTGTTCCAGCTCTCCTGGTTGGTGGCTTCCTCATCCTTCTTGCAATCATCCTATGGCTATTTATCAGAGGACAGAGATCTCAAAGGCAGCGCCCTGGACCTCGGA GTACTGCCTCTGCAGCTGCATCTAGTGACCTAAGGCAGGAGGGAGCAGGTCAAGGAGAAAAAGTGCTCCTGCCACTTAAGGAGACCTCCTCTGTGGAGAGTTTTCTACAAGCAGCCACACCTCAGTTGGCTAAGCTTCAGGTGCCCAGGGAACAACTCTCAGATGTTCTGGGAAAGATCCACAGTGGCAGTTGTGGGACCCTCTATCACGCCATGATGACCACCAGAGGCGACCCCAAGCCAAAGAGTGTTGTCCTCAAGGTTTTAGAAG AACCTACTGGACTCCAGGAGGTCCAGGATTTCATAGGGCGAATCCAATTCTATCAATACCTGGGGAAACAGAAGAACCTGGTACAGCTGGAAGGATGCTGCACAGAAAGGCTGCCCCtgtacatggtgctggaggatgTGGTCCCCGGAGATCTGCTCAGCTTTCTCTGGACCTGTCGCAGG GATGTGATGACCATGGATGGCCTGCTTTACGAcctcacagaaaaacaaatatatcacATCGGAAAGCAGGTCCTTCTGGCCCTG GAATTCCTGCAGAATAAGAATCTGTTTCATGGGGATGTGGCCGCCAGGAACATCCTGATCCAGAATGACCTGACTGTTAAACTCTGCCGACTGGGCCTGGCTTATGAAGTCCATACCCAAGGGGCCATCTCCTCGGCTCGCATCAGGACTATCCCTCTCAAGTGGCTTGCTCCAGAACGGCTTCTCCTGAGACCTGCAAGCATCAGAGGAGATGT CTGGTCCTTTGGGATCCTGCTTTATGAGATGGTGACTCTAG GGGCACCACCATACCCTGAAGTCCCCCCCACTAGCATTCTACAGTATCTCCAGAGAGGGAAAATCATGAAGAGACCCAGCAGCTGCACACATGCAAT GTACAACATTATGAAAAGCTGCTGGCACTGGAGTGAGAACAGTCGCCCCTTGCCTGGAGAGCTGCTCTTGCGCCTAGAAGCTGCCTCTAGATCTGCAAATGACAAGGCTGTGTTGCAAGTGCCAGAGTTAGTGGTGCCTGAGCTGTATGCAGATGTGGCTGGCATCAGAGCAGAGAGCTTTTACTACAGCTACACCACTATCCTTTAA